Below is a window of Terriglobales bacterium DNA.
GAAGAAGCTCTGCCAGGAAACCGGCGGGCGAATGATAGAGGTCGGCAACAAGCAGGAGAAGCTTAAGCAGGCCTTCGATCAGGTGGCTGCCGAGCTCCGCAGCCAGTACAGCATCGGATACACACCCATCAATAACAAGCGTGATGGAAGCTATCGCAAGGTTGAAGTAAAGGCGCGGGGTGGTGAATATCGCGTGCAGGCTCGCGCCGGGTACTACGCGCCCTCCTCGCGTGAACGGGCCGGCGGAAGTGAATAGTCAGGCTGGGTTACGCTGCGACGCTTTGCGTCACCGGCTCGAGTTCGGGGTAGGAAATCAGTTCAATGCCCAGACTTTCGGCGCACCGGCGCAATTCCGCGGAGGCAAATAATTCCAGCTCACGATGTCCCGACCCCGGCCGCGGGCCGAGCGCGTGCCATTGCGCATCTTCGTAGGCCGGGTGACAGCATAGTTCCCAGGTTCCTTCCGGCACGCGGCGCAGCAATTCCAGCAACAACGGCTTATTCAGAAATCCGGTGAGCGTGATTCCGATCGTCCCATCGGGCGTCCGGAGGCCGTGCCAGGCAGCCTGGTGCTGGAATTCTGCCGCAAATATGCGCAAGGTCCTGACCGGTAGGTAGCGCGACCACAACGCCGGCCGGAACAGCACCTCGCCCCACCGCATGGTCTGCGGCGGCTCGAACGGATTGCGCATGGCGCCGACGCCGCACGCCACGGCTGCGCGCATCAGCGGCCGGAAGACCTCCGGGAAAACGTGCGCGTGCTTGTGCGTATCGACATGCGTAACGTGGATGCCGGCGTTCCGGAGCTTTTGAATTTGCGCGGTTGCTTCGCGCGTGATTTCTTCTCCCGGCAGGTGTCCGGTGGTGGCGGCGCGGATGAACTCGCCCAGGCTGCGCTGGAACCGGGCGCGGCCTTCAGCATCGCAAACTGCGAGGCGGGGAATCTGATGAGGCGGCAGTAACGGTGACCCCTCCAGCAGAACGACGTGACAGCCGACGCTGACTTCGTACTGTCCCGCCAGCCTCACGGCTTCCTCGAAAGCGTCGCCGGTGGCCATCAACGAGGCGGAAGTCACCATCCCGTGCCGGTGCGCCTCGACCACGGCGCGGTTTACGCCGGGGGTCATGCCGAAATCGTCGGCATTGACGATCAGTCGCTTCATTGCGCGTTTTACGCCGCCTCGCTCGTGCCGGTTTCGGCCATAAATGTTTTCTCGGCGGAGGCGACTGCCGCAGCGGTGGCGACCATCGCCGGAGCAGGCATCGGACGGGGATAGCTGCCGAGCAGGTCACGCCACATTATCTGGAACAGCTCCTTGAA
It encodes the following:
- a CDS encoding ChbG/HpnK family deacetylase, with the protein product MKRLIVNADDFGMTPGVNRAVVEAHRHGMVTSASLMATGDAFEEAVRLAGQYEVSVGCHVVLLEGSPLLPPHQIPRLAVCDAEGRARFQRSLGEFIRAATTGHLPGEEITREATAQIQKLRNAGIHVTHVDTHKHAHVFPEVFRPLMRAAVACGVGAMRNPFEPPQTMRWGEVLFRPALWSRYLPVRTLRIFAAEFQHQAAWHGLRTPDGTIGITLTGFLNKPLLLELLRRVPEGTWELCCHPAYEDAQWHALGPRPGSGHRELELFASAELRRCAESLGIELISYPELEPVTQSVAA